In Alteromonas macleodii, the sequence ATGCAGTAAAAGCAGCTTCGAGCGTTTGGCCAAACATAATGCGGCGCAAATTGAGAAAGAGGACTTAAGCAGCTTCTTGCTTGATACTCTGGCGTGGGGTAGCAGCCCAGATACGTTGGCATTATTGACTCAACCTACACAAGCACAACTGCAGGTCGCACAACAAAAGCTTTGCCGAGTTAATGCTGTTTCAAAGGCAAACATTACCCCTTATGGAAGAGCGTTGGCCCAGTTGCCATGTCAGCCTCATTTAGCCCATTTATTGCTAACGGCAAAAACAGGTATAGAGGGGCTAAGTGCTGATGAAAATAGTGCGCTTCGCTTTGCAGCACCTTTTGTAGTGGCTATAAGCGAAAGCAATATTAATGTAAATGGTGCGACAAACGTAATGGATGCGCTGCTTCATGCTAATAGCAGTACTCGCAATCAGCTTATACAACAGGCTTCTCGTTATGCGCGCTATGTGCAAAGCGAGAAGGGAAAAACGCAGAGTTTTAAGCCTGACATCAACGCATTAGACGAACACGCCCTTGGCCTTTGTATCGCCATCGCCTTTCCTTTGCAGGTGGGCTACCGGCGAAATGCGCCAAGCAACCATGGCGGTAATTTTGGTAATTCGAAAGTGACAACGAAGGGGGCTACGGGAAGCGGTGCTTCACAGTCTCATATTATTGAGTACAAGTTGGCGAGTGGGAAGGGGGCTGAGCTAACCGCTACAGCCGGTAGTACATTTTCCAATGAAAGCGAAAAGGACAATCACCCGTGGATAGCCGTGCTTGAGGGGCAGCTAATCAAAAGCACAGTGGCAATACGTCTAGCTGAGCGTGTCCCTGAGCGCAGGTTGCGTTTAGCTTTCCCTGACGCATTTAGCGAAAAGCGTAGCGTTATTCTTAACAGCGAAACTGGCGTAATGGAAGCCAGAGTAAGTACGGGGTTTTATGACATAACGCTAAATAGTGCGCCAGTATCCGGACAGGAAAAAAGCCGCGAAAAAGCGTTTTGGGATAGCGCAATGTGCGATGCTTGGTTTGCCTATCTCGATACCTTGCCGTTATCCAATTGGCCACTGTCGGATGCCGATTGGCAATGGTGGCGAAGAGTTCAGTTGGCCGCAAAGCTCAATTTACCGCAAGATAAAGCTTTTGACGAACCAGATCCCTGGCCATTGTCATTAAGCGACTTGGTGCATAGGGCAAAAGACAGCCTAGCGCCTGTTTTAAAAAGCTGTAAAAGTATCAAAAGCCTTAAGCAGTTACCGTGGAAAACTGTCTTGAATAATGGGTTATCTTGGCCTCAGCAAGACGCATTGGCCACGCTTTTGCCCACTCACGTGACTATTCCTACGGGCAGAGAGGCTAGCCTAGATTATCGCGACAATGGGGATGTGGTGCTGTCGGTCAAAATGCCAGAATTGTATTCGCAAAGCGCTCCATTAACCTTAGCGGGTGGGCGAGTTACTGTTGTGTGCGAGCTGCTGTCGCCAGCAGGTAGGCCACTGCAAACCACCAGTGATTTAGGTGCGTTTTGGCAAGGCAGCTATAAAGAAATACAAAAAGAGATGAAGGGGCGTTACCCCAAGCACTTTTGGCCGGATGATCCTGCCAATGCATTGCCGACCAGCAAGACAAAAAAACATATGTAGCCGTTGATGCGGCCATACCTCTTATTGTTTTTATTTGATTGTTGTGTATTTCAAACACTAGCCATTGCTTATACGCCAGTCTCTTACACAGTCTGTTTTTAACGACAGTGGTTACACAATAAAAACTAAGCTAAGTTGATGGTAGCAATTACAAACTTTTATTTAGGTAACCTTACACTATGAAATTATCCAGTTTAGCCACCGTGGGCTTTCTGTTTGCTACATCTTTAAGTGCTCGGGCTCACGATTTTTGGTTAGAGCCAGCAAGCTACCGTTCACAAGAGCCAAGTGCTGTTGCCTTGCAGTTTAAAGTAGGCCATAAAGAAGATACCTCTCACTGGAACCTGTCATGGGATAGGATAGTCGCGTTGCGCACTTATTCTTCTAATGGCGTGAGTGATATGGCCGCCAGCGTAGTACCTAAAACGTCAATGCTACCCGGCATGGCTAAAACGGTCGAGCTTTCACCTGGCACTCACGTTATAGGGTTTGAAAGCTATCATGCGACTAGTGTACTAAAAGCGAAGAAGTTTAATCAGTATGCGAAAGATGAAGGTTTAACAGAAATACTAGCCCATCGCGAGGCGAGAGGGCAAAACGATATCGCCGGAAAAGAGCTTTATTCAAGGAAAGCAAAAACCATTGTACAAGTAGGTGAGGCAATAACGGACAATGCCATAAAACCAATTGGCCACACGTTAGAAATAGTGCCCCTTGAACACCCTTATAAACTCTCAGATAACACTCTATCTGTTCAGGTGTTGTTCAAAGGAAAGCCCTTAAGCAATGCACTTATCGATGCAGCATCCTTAGTTGATCACAGCGTGGAAGTGCAAGCGGTTAAAACTGACAGTGAAGGAAAGGCGACGTTTAAAGTTAATGTCGAAGGGCCTGTTATGCTAAATACGGTTTGGGGCGTACCCCTTACAAATAGTTCTGCAGCAGATTTTGAAACTTACTTTTCAAGTCTAACGTTTGAATACGTTCAGTAACCAATAAGCTGGACGGTGTTTATCTTACCGATTACTAAAAATACCAAATGATTAATGCGCCCTTGAAAGGGCGCTGTTTTAATCAAGTTTAAGAGGTAGCCTTGCTTGCCAGGTCAATGTTGAGGGCTGCCATTACTTCCAAACCTGGAAAACCATCTGCGATCATATTATTGCTAATTTGGTAGTTGCGGATACCCTCGCGAGTGGCAGGGCCAATGATGCCGTCGGGTTTGCCCACATCGAAGCCTAAATTATTTAGCTTACTTTGAAGCGCAATAATGTCTTTGCGGCTGTAGGCGGGGAGATCAGGTAAGGTTGCTTTAATACCAGACGCTCCAGCGATGCGGTCGGCCAATACGCCTACGGCGATGGCATAAAACTCAGAGTTGTTCCAGCGCATAATAACGCGGAAGTTTTTGTAAGCAATAAAGGCAGGGCCGTTATGCCCTGCAGGCACGATAACATAAGCTGTGGTATCGTCTTCGCCCAGCGCAGAGCCATCGGCTTTCTTCACGCCTTGAGCGTTCCATTCGCTAAGAGGTTTTCTATTTTTGTAACCAGACTCTTGATAGTCAAAGTTCTCAGGCAACTGCACTTCACGACCCCAGCGGAAGCTGCGCTCCCAACCTAGGCTTGCAAGGAAGTTTGCGGCAGAAGATAACGCATCTTCTTCACTTGCCCACAAATTAATTTGCCCGTCGCCGTCGCCGTCAATGGCATAGTGTGTATAGGCTGAAGGCATAAACTGAGTGTGACCCATAGCGCCAGCCCACGAACCAATCATGTCTTCTTTTTGAAGCTTTTCCCGTTCCATCAGCTTCACGGCCACAAGGAACTCTTGGGTAAAGTATTTACTTCTTCGTTTGTCACAAGCCAGCGTGGCAAGAGAATCAAGTACCGGCATTTTGCCTTTGTAAGAGCCAAAGTTTGTTTCTAAGCCCCAGAAAGCGAGCAGGTAGTGAGGAGGCACGCCATACTTATCACTGAGTTTGTGCAAAAGCGCTTCGTGCTTAGCGTACATCTCTTTGCCTTTCTGAGTGCGCCAATCGGTAACGCGCTTACTAAAGTACCCTGGAAAGGTTTGTACAAATTCAGGTTGGCTTCGGTCTAACTCAATCACACGGTCTTGATGAACAAGGTGAGGAAATACATCATCAATGGTTTGCTGGCTAACCCCTTCTTGCTTTGCTTTATCTGCAAGTACGGCGGTGCAGCTAGCAAATTGTTCATTGGCATAAGCGGTGTTAATCGACGCACTAGTAATAAGCAGAGCCAAAGATGTACGAATTAATGAGGTGTAAGACTTGGTCTTCTTAGGTGAACGATCAGAAAGAAAAGAAGACTTAAATGAAGCTAAGCGCATAGTACGATTCCTGTGTTACTTGCCAGCATGCTATCGCATTGTGACCGTGAAACGCGAGTAAAATTCACTTTTCCTAGTACGTACAGAAGTACTTTATTCCGCATCAATAGTAAATGGGCAATAGGTGTGCATATTTGGAAACAGTTGTTGAGCGGCGGCCCGAATGGTAATGTTGATACCATTAAAACTAACGTTTTAAGCGACGTTCGTTAAACCTATATCGCAAAGTATGCGATGTCATCTTCAATGATCTTCATGGCGTTTTCACGTGGCAAAAAAACAGACACAAAACAAATCATCTTCAAAAAGCAAAACAACCAACAAGGGTAAGAGCTCAGCCAAGCGCTCGTGGTTTTTCAAGCTATTCTGGCGAGTCGCTTTAATAGGCTTAGTGGTGCTCGGGGCTTATGCGTTTTATCTCGACGCACAAATTAAACATGCGTTCTCGGGTAACAAGTGGGAAGTACCTGCGCAAATCTTCGCACGTCCTTTAGAAGTAAGTAAAGGCGAGGAGATCACGCCACAAGAAGTCATTGATGAACTCAATTTGCTGGGCTACCGCAAGGTAACCTTTGCCGACAGTAGCGGTGAATATAGCTATCAAAATAAGGTGCTGACTGTACAGCGCCGCGCGTTTCAGTTTCCAGAAGGCGCAGAGCCTCTGCGTCATTTAGTGATCACGTGGGAAGGTGCACGTATTGGGGAAATTTATGACAAGTCGCAAGGCCGCCCGTATGGTTCTGCAAAGCTAGAACCCTGGTTAGTAACGCGCATGACAAGCGGGTCTCAAGAAGACCGTATGCTGGTAACGTTAGACACCATTCCTGACATGTTGCCAAAAGCGCTAACCCTGGTGGAAGACCGCAATTTTTATAATCACCATGGCGTTGCGCCGCTTTCAATATTGCGGGCTCTAATGGCAAACATTGCAGCCGGACGAACGGTTCAAGGCGGCAGTACGCTAACGCAGCAGCTGGTTAAAAACATGTTTTTAACCCGTGAGCGTTCCATTGTGCGTAAGGCAAAAGAAGCCATTATGGCGGTGATCATTGATGCCCGTTACAGCAAATCAGAAATTATTGAAGCGTACTTAAATGAAGTGTTTTTGGGGCAAAATGGCGATATGGCCGTACATGGTTTTGGACTTGCTAGCTATTTCTATTTTGACCGACCAGCTAACGAGCTAAGTACGCCCGAAATAGCCACGTTGGTTGCTATTATTAAAGGCCCATCTTATTACAACCCACGCAAATATGCTGAGCGCACGAAAGAGCGTCG encodes:
- a CDS encoding lytic murein transglycosylase; the protein is MRLASFKSSFLSDRSPKKTKSYTSLIRTSLALLITSASINTAYANEQFASCTAVLADKAKQEGVSQQTIDDVFPHLVHQDRVIELDRSQPEFVQTFPGYFSKRVTDWRTQKGKEMYAKHEALLHKLSDKYGVPPHYLLAFWGLETNFGSYKGKMPVLDSLATLACDKRRSKYFTQEFLVAVKLMEREKLQKEDMIGSWAGAMGHTQFMPSAYTHYAIDGDGDGQINLWASEEDALSSAANFLASLGWERSFRWGREVQLPENFDYQESGYKNRKPLSEWNAQGVKKADGSALGEDDTTAYVIVPAGHNGPAFIAYKNFRVIMRWNNSEFYAIAVGVLADRIAGASGIKATLPDLPAYSRKDIIALQSKLNNLGFDVGKPDGIIGPATREGIRNYQISNNMIADGFPGLEVMAALNIDLASKATS
- a CDS encoding ATP-dependent RNA helicase gives rise to the protein MFTSGTLYPPTYNTFMPFMLQPFSHLPAYELVTPLQEAVATNNIIIGAPPGAGKSTVLPLSLLQSSLKGKILLMQPRRVVVRNLADHLAKQLNENVGETVGYRIKGESKTSSATRLEIITEGVLTRMIQQDPELTGVDAIVFDEFHERSIHSDFGLALALEVQSGLRDDLRLVVMSATLDIAPLQTLLNGFSVLPVANLETQGRMFPVDVRYTQDVQAYELVPKTSNLIKQAVSEHDGDILVFLPGRGSINAVAREIKGLAESADIAVHMLYGAIGKSAQQAAIAPDPQGKRKIILSTNIAETSLTIEGVTVVIDTLWENSAQYHPSSDITALTQQRISQASATQRAGRAGRVMAGTCYRLCSKSSFERLAKHNAAQIEKEDLSSFLLDTLAWGSSPDTLALLTQPTQAQLQVAQQKLCRVNAVSKANITPYGRALAQLPCQPHLAHLLLTAKTGIEGLSADENSALRFAAPFVVAISESNINVNGATNVMDALLHANSSTRNQLIQQASRYARYVQSEKGKTQSFKPDINALDEHALGLCIAIAFPLQVGYRRNAPSNHGGNFGNSKVTTKGATGSGASQSHIIEYKLASGKGAELTATAGSTFSNESEKDNHPWIAVLEGQLIKSTVAIRLAERVPERRLRLAFPDAFSEKRSVILNSETGVMEARVSTGFYDITLNSAPVSGQEKSREKAFWDSAMCDAWFAYLDTLPLSNWPLSDADWQWWRRVQLAAKLNLPQDKAFDEPDPWPLSLSDLVHRAKDSLAPVLKSCKSIKSLKQLPWKTVLNNGLSWPQQDALATLLPTHVTIPTGREASLDYRDNGDVVLSVKMPELYSQSAPLTLAGGRVTVVCELLSPAGRPLQTTSDLGAFWQGSYKEIQKEMKGRYPKHFWPDDPANALPTSKTKKHM
- a CDS encoding DUF4198 domain-containing protein gives rise to the protein MKLSSLATVGFLFATSLSARAHDFWLEPASYRSQEPSAVALQFKVGHKEDTSHWNLSWDRIVALRTYSSNGVSDMAASVVPKTSMLPGMAKTVELSPGTHVIGFESYHATSVLKAKKFNQYAKDEGLTEILAHREARGQNDIAGKELYSRKAKTIVQVGEAITDNAIKPIGHTLEIVPLEHPYKLSDNTLSVQVLFKGKPLSNALIDAASLVDHSVEVQAVKTDSEGKATFKVNVEGPVMLNTVWGVPLTNSSAADFETYFSSLTFEYVQ